A single region of the Accipiter gentilis chromosome 6, bAccGen1.1, whole genome shotgun sequence genome encodes:
- the BCL6 gene encoding B-cell lymphoma 6 protein: MASPADSCIQFTRHASDVLLNLNRLRSRDILTDVVIIVNREQFRAHKTVLMACSGLFYSIFTDQLKCNLNVINLDPEINPEGFCILLDFMYTSRLNLRESNIMAVMATALYLQMEHVVDTCRRFVKSSEAEMVSAVKTPREEFLAGRMLNHPEVMAYRSRDVSENGMPLQNGSLCNGRAFAPGLINSLSGSPISYHGYSPLPLNSFLVDDELREMRMPLSELSRAGAFPKERILPCDSSRTIPTEYMRTITDISANMCHATIYAPKEGAAEETRSDMHYSVASGPKPVVPSIRNNPYFSCDKVAKEEERTSSEDEISQHFEPTNTPLDRKGLISPQSPQKSDCQPNSPTESSSSKNARIGQNSSSLFTKSPTDPKACNWKKYKFIVLNSLNQNTKQDSTDQNEMGTLSPRTYMPMSTCQQSIEPEHLNVQSPTKMSVNGEDSTIPQASRLNNIVNRSRDGSPRSSEGQSPLYMHSSKCSSCGCQSPQHAEMCLHTPGSNFGEEMGETQSEYSDSSCENGAFFCNECDCRFSEEASLKRHSLQVHSDKPYKCDRCQASFRYKGNLASHKTVHTGEKPYRCNICGAQFNRPANLKTHTRIHSGEKPYKCETCGARFVQVAHLRAHVLIHTGEKPYPCEICGTRFRHLQTLKSHLRIHTGEKPYHCEKCNLHFRHKSQLRLHLRQKHGAITNTKVQYRISASEVPPELPKAC, encoded by the exons ATGGCCTCACCAGCAGACAGCTGCATCCAGTTCACCCGCCACGCGAGCGATGTCCTCCTCAATCTCAACCGCCTTAGAAGCCGGGATATCCTGACCGATGTCGTCATCATTGTGAACCGGGAGCAGTTCAGAGCCCACAAAACAGTCCTGATGGCCTGCAG TGGCCTCTTCTACAGCATCTTCACTGACCAGCTCAAGTGCAACTTGAATGTCATCAACCTGGACCCCGAAATTAACCCTGAGGGGTTTTGCATCCTCTTGGACTTCATGTATACATCCCGCCTGAACTTGAGGGAGAGCAATATCATGGCCGTGATGGCCACAGCACTGTACCTGCAGATGGAGCATGTGGTTGATACCTGCCGAAGGTTTGTCAAGTCTAG TGAAGCAGAGATGGTGTCTGCTGTGAAGACCCCAAGGGAAGAGTTTTTGGCTGGACGGATGCTGAACCACCCAGAAGTGATGGCTTATCGGAGCAGAGATGTCTCCGAGAATGGCATGCCTCTCCAAAATGGGTCCCTCTGCAATGGGAGGGCCTTTGCACCTGGCTTGATCAATAGTTTGTCTGGATCCCCCATTTCCTACCATGGATACAGCCCTCTCCCTCTAAATAGCTTTCTTGTGGATGATGAGTTGCGGGAAATGAGGATGCCTCTCTCTGAACTCTCAAGGGCAGGTGCCTTCCCCAAGGAGAGGATCCTGCCATGCGACAGCTCCAGGACAATCCCCACGGAGTACATGAGAACCATTACCGACATCTCGGCCAACATGTGCCATGCTACCATCTATGCTCCAAAAGAAGGTGCTGCTGAAGAAACCAGGAGTGACATGCACTACAGCGTAGCCTCTGGCCCCAAACCTGTTGTCCCTTCGATCCGGAACAATCCCTATTTCTCTTGCGACAAAGTGGCCAAAGAGGAGGAGCGGACCTCTTCGGAGGATGAGATCAGCCAGCACTTTGAGCCCACCAACACCCCTCTGGACCGCAAGGGACTCATCAGTCCCCAGAGCCCCCAGAAGTCAGACTGTCAGCCCAACTCACCAACTGAgtccagcagcagcaagaatgCCCGTATCGGTCAGAACTCCAGCTCCCTCTTCACCAAGAGCCCAACAGACCCCAAAGCCTGCAACTGGAAGAAGTACAAGTTCATCGTTCTCAACTCTCTCAATCAGAACACCAAGCAAGACAGCACTGACCAGAACGAGATGGGAACCCTCTCTCCTCGCACCTACATGCCAATGTCCACTTGCCAGCAGTCCATAGAGCCGGAGCATCTCAATGTTCAATCCCCCACCAAGATGAGCGTGAATGGAGAAGACTCTACTATCCCACAAGCGAGCAGACTCAACAATATTGTTAACAG ATCCCGGGATGGGTCCCCTCGGAGCAGCGAAGGGCAGTCCCCACTGTACATGCATTCGTCGAAGTGCAGCTCCTGTGGCTGCCAGTCCCCACAACATGCTGAGATGTGCCTTCATACCCCTGGCTCAAACTTTGGAGAGGAGATGGGGGAAACCCAGTCTGAATACTCCGACTCCAGCTGCG AGAACGGAGCCTTCTTCTGCAATGAGTGTGACTGCCGGTTCTCTGAGGAGGCCTCTCTCAAGAGACACTCTCTGCAAGTCCACAGTGACAAGCCCTACAAGTGTGACCGCTGCCAGGCCTCCTTCCGCTACAAGGGGAACCTTGCCAGCCACAAAACCGTCCACACAG GAGAAAAGCCATACCGCTGCAACATCTGCGGGGCACAGTTCAATCGGCCGGCCAACCTGAAAACCCACACGCGCATCCACTCCGGAGAGAAACCCTACAAGTGCGAGACCTGCGGGGCCAGATTTGTCCAG GTGGCCCACCTCCGTGCTCACGTGCTCATTCACACCGGGGAGAAGCCGTACCCCTGCGAGATCTGCGGCACACGCTTCCGGCACCTGCAGACCCTCAAAAGTCACCTTCGAATCCACACAGGAGAGAAACCATATCAT TGTGAGAAGTGCAACCTGCATTTCCGCCACAAAAGCCAGCTGCGGCTTCACCTCCGGCAGAAGCACGGGGCCATCACCAACACCAAGGTGCAGTACCGCATCTCCGCGAGCGAGGTGCCTCCAGAGCTCCCCAAGGCCTGCTGA